In a single window of the Olivibacter sp. SDN3 genome:
- a CDS encoding SGNH/GDSL hydrolase family protein, whose translation MVLKQFFFCLAIFSLPLQGVMAQEQAIFTYKGAEELTLIGKAVHREPFYHRVDTADYPELPKQVKSLLTHSAGLAITFKTNSPTIAAKWCTSPRRSSANMTAIAFEGLDLYIKKDGFWQYAGVGQYGDSCSTSILASHMDDTEKECLLYLPLYDEISEVEIGVTPGSSLSALKNPFKKKIIVYGSSIVQGASASRPGLAYPARLSRETGWNFVNLGLSGSAKMEKSVANMLSTMDADAFVLDCIPNASPQEIKERTAYLIKSIRQSHPEAPIVMIQTIIREHGYFNQQVGRHVKEQNEMVAQQVKALSTEVDNLYLITAEDLLGNDHEGTTDGTHPNDLGFDRMLRKIQPTLMDVLKF comes from the coding sequence ATGGTATTAAAGCAATTTTTCTTTTGTCTGGCAATCTTTTCATTGCCTCTCCAAGGCGTTATGGCACAGGAACAGGCCATTTTCACGTACAAGGGAGCTGAAGAACTTACCCTGATCGGCAAGGCGGTACACCGTGAACCGTTCTATCACCGGGTAGACACCGCCGATTATCCGGAACTGCCGAAACAGGTAAAGTCCCTACTTACCCACTCAGCCGGTCTGGCAATTACGTTTAAAACCAATAGCCCTACCATCGCAGCGAAATGGTGCACCTCGCCCCGCCGATCCTCGGCAAACATGACGGCTATTGCCTTTGAAGGATTGGATCTTTATATTAAAAAAGATGGCTTCTGGCAATATGCAGGCGTAGGGCAGTATGGCGACTCCTGTAGCACAAGTATACTTGCCTCGCATATGGATGATACCGAAAAAGAGTGTTTATTATATTTACCGCTTTATGACGAAATAAGTGAGGTTGAAATCGGTGTCACACCGGGTAGCTCTCTAAGTGCTCTGAAGAACCCGTTTAAGAAAAAGATTATTGTTTATGGATCCAGTATTGTACAAGGTGCTTCCGCCAGTAGACCCGGTCTCGCCTATCCAGCAAGGTTATCGAGAGAAACGGGGTGGAACTTTGTGAACCTCGGCTTGAGCGGAAGTGCTAAAATGGAGAAATCGGTGGCAAACATGCTCTCAACAATGGATGCCGATGCCTTTGTGCTGGATTGCATCCCCAACGCCTCACCTCAGGAAATTAAGGAACGTACAGCTTATTTAATCAAAAGTATCAGACAATCACACCCGGAAGCGCCCATCGTGATGATACAAACAATTATCCGTGAACACGGTTATTTTAATCAACAGGTGGGCAGACATGTAAAAGAGCAAAACGAAATGGTTGCCCAACAAGTAAAGGCCCTCAGCACTGAAGTAGATAACCTCTACCTCATTACTGCTGAAGATCTATTAGGCAATGATCATGAAGGAACTACTGACGGAACTCATCCCAACGACTTGGGTTTTGACCGCATGTTACGCAAAATACAACCCACTTTAATGGACGTACTTAAATTTTAG